The following coding sequences lie in one Thalassoglobus polymorphus genomic window:
- a CDS encoding ABC transporter ATP-binding protein, translated as MSQPPTLPMTPPLHLRAKALDKAYLKGEHKVPVLRGVDANVGRGEFLSIVGQSGSGKSTLMHLLGLLDEPDVGEVWLDGNRIDNLPATTRDQLRNHVFGFVFQFYHLLPELTLLENVLSPLMIRHSTWEYWKRKNEFKEKAIEITKQVGLDHRLSHKPSELSGGEMQRAAIARALIGDPSILLADEPTGNLDSHTGGEIMTLLHKLNDERKLTIVMVTHDDNIAQQAQRIVRLSEGRIQALNEAA; from the coding sequence ATGTCTCAACCGCCGACACTTCCCATGACCCCACCACTTCACTTGCGTGCAAAAGCCCTCGACAAAGCCTACCTGAAAGGTGAGCACAAAGTTCCTGTCTTGCGAGGTGTGGACGCAAACGTCGGACGTGGCGAGTTCCTGTCCATCGTCGGGCAATCCGGTTCGGGAAAGAGCACTCTCATGCACTTGCTCGGCCTGCTCGATGAACCGGACGTCGGAGAAGTCTGGCTGGACGGCAACCGTATCGACAACCTCCCGGCGACAACTCGCGATCAACTCCGCAACCACGTTTTCGGCTTCGTTTTCCAGTTCTATCACCTGTTGCCAGAATTGACGCTGCTCGAAAATGTTCTCTCACCGCTGATGATTCGTCACTCAACCTGGGAGTACTGGAAGCGGAAAAACGAATTCAAAGAGAAGGCCATCGAAATCACCAAACAGGTGGGACTCGACCATCGGCTCAGTCACAAACCCTCTGAACTTTCCGGGGGAGAAATGCAGCGAGCCGCCATCGCTCGCGCTCTGATCGGTGATCCCAGCATCCTGCTGGCAGATGAACCGACCGGTAACCTCGACAGTCACACTGGTGGGGAAATCATGACACTGCTTCACAAACTCAATGATGAGCGGAAGCTGACTATTGTCATGGTGACTCACGATGACAACATCGCACAGCAGGCACAACGCATCGTCCGCCTGAGCGAAGGCCGAATCCAAGCTCTCAACGAAGCAGCATAG
- a CDS encoding Ldh family oxidoreductase, whose amino-acid sequence MPVLNQSQLFELANRILCGAGIPPEDAKIVAQELSDANIVGHDSHGVMRLMQYIDFVRDGHVKPNGEFEIVKQGGAFAIIDGHFNFGQVTARKGLALGIEIARTAGTATVMMRNCNHIGRLGAYTHDAAEEGFAAMMSVNAPGPGGVAPFGGMERRLGTNPISMSAPSLNGHLVLDMTTSATAEGKLRVAKQSGQSVPEGMIIDGHGNPSTDPNAYYDKPFGSILPLGGPLLGHKGSGLSVMVDVFCGMLSGSGVCRTDLPRGANGVWLYLIDVEQFLSQDEYDQWMSQYVSHIKDCPRLPGVDEILLPGEIEERRKVERQANGVNIPDETWRQLKELAATLNVSLTAFPD is encoded by the coding sequence ATGCCTGTTCTTAATCAAAGCCAGTTATTCGAGCTCGCAAATCGGATTCTTTGTGGTGCAGGGATTCCACCAGAAGACGCGAAAATTGTGGCTCAGGAACTTTCCGATGCCAATATTGTCGGTCACGACAGCCACGGTGTCATGCGTTTGATGCAATACATTGACTTTGTACGCGATGGGCATGTGAAACCGAACGGAGAGTTCGAAATCGTGAAGCAGGGTGGAGCGTTTGCGATTATCGATGGGCACTTCAACTTCGGGCAGGTGACGGCTCGCAAAGGTCTGGCCTTGGGAATTGAAATCGCCCGGACCGCTGGGACAGCGACTGTGATGATGCGGAACTGCAATCACATTGGTCGGTTAGGAGCGTATACTCACGATGCTGCCGAGGAAGGCTTCGCTGCGATGATGTCCGTGAATGCTCCCGGACCTGGAGGGGTCGCTCCCTTTGGAGGGATGGAACGCCGCCTCGGGACAAACCCGATCAGCATGTCTGCACCATCGCTCAATGGGCATTTGGTTCTGGACATGACCACCAGTGCGACTGCCGAAGGAAAGCTGCGCGTCGCAAAACAATCTGGGCAATCGGTTCCAGAAGGGATGATCATCGACGGGCATGGAAATCCTTCAACCGATCCAAATGCATACTACGACAAACCTTTCGGTTCGATCCTGCCACTGGGTGGACCGCTCCTCGGACACAAAGGTTCGGGACTGTCGGTCATGGTCGATGTCTTCTGCGGGATGCTCTCGGGAAGCGGCGTCTGCCGAACGGATCTTCCTCGCGGTGCGAATGGTGTCTGGTTGTACTTGATCGATGTGGAACAGTTCTTGTCTCAAGATGAATACGATCAATGGATGAGTCAATATGTCAGCCACATTAAAGATTGCCCCAGACTCCCCGGCGTAGATGAAATCTTACTTCCCGGAGAAATCGAAGAGCGTCGCAAGGTCGAACGTCAGGCGAATGGTGTCAATATTCCAGATGAAACTTGGCGTCAGTTGAAAGAACTTGCTGCAACCTTGAATGTATCGCTCACGGCATTCCCTGATTAA
- a CDS encoding aminotransferase class V-fold PLP-dependent enzyme, with protein MSTPSNIPALSGGEPVLPNGPPAWPISDAAIQQVFTELQASGAWGKYHAEHTTQLVKLLKAAYQAEHVLLTSSGTAAVELALRGLKISNGDEVILAAYDFKANFINVTLLGATPVLVDISKDDGQLDVAEIEQAISPQTKAILTSHLHGGMVDMPKLREVAQTHGLSIIEDCCQTSSQASIDKQSVGKFGDVAVLSFGGSKLLSAGRGGAVLTCRDDIAQRIRLYTQRGNEAYPLSEMQAAILEPQLDQLRDRHQRRLEAVTAIRNLSDQLQGLCPFSTRPETTADYYKLGFWYDADSFAGLSRETFCRAMRAEGIPFDPGFAALHRIHSRRRFRQAGRLEHADAAHESLVILHHPFLLQGAIAAQQLSQALEKIKAHPIRL; from the coding sequence GTGTCTACTCCATCTAACATCCCTGCTCTCTCAGGCGGCGAGCCTGTGCTTCCGAATGGTCCACCCGCGTGGCCCATTTCAGACGCTGCCATCCAGCAGGTCTTCACAGAACTACAAGCGTCGGGAGCTTGGGGAAAGTATCATGCAGAGCATACAACTCAGCTGGTCAAACTGCTGAAAGCTGCGTATCAGGCAGAGCATGTTTTACTCACCTCCAGCGGAACGGCAGCCGTCGAACTGGCATTACGCGGGCTGAAAATCAGCAACGGTGACGAAGTCATCCTCGCTGCTTACGACTTCAAAGCGAACTTCATCAACGTGACCCTCCTCGGAGCAACACCGGTTCTGGTCGACATTTCTAAAGATGACGGGCAACTTGATGTCGCAGAAATCGAGCAGGCTATTTCTCCTCAAACAAAAGCAATTCTGACCTCCCATTTACACGGGGGAATGGTCGACATGCCGAAGCTCCGCGAAGTTGCCCAGACTCACGGATTGAGCATCATTGAAGACTGCTGTCAGACATCCAGCCAGGCAAGCATTGATAAGCAAAGCGTTGGCAAATTCGGAGATGTCGCTGTGCTCAGCTTTGGCGGTTCCAAACTTCTCTCAGCGGGAAGAGGCGGAGCCGTACTGACCTGTCGAGATGACATTGCTCAGCGAATTCGGCTCTATACTCAACGCGGGAATGAAGCTTATCCGCTGTCAGAAATGCAAGCTGCGATTCTCGAACCACAACTTGATCAACTTAGAGACCGACACCAACGACGCTTAGAAGCGGTGACTGCAATCCGCAACTTGTCGGATCAATTACAGGGCCTTTGCCCTTTCTCAACACGACCGGAGACCACAGCTGATTACTACAAACTCGGCTTCTGGTACGATGCAGACTCCTTTGCCGGGCTGTCGCGAGAAACGTTTTGTCGGGCGATGCGAGCTGAGGGAATCCCATTCGATCCGGGGTTTGCGGCACTTCACCGGATTCATTCGCGGCGACGATTCCGGCAAGCCGGTCGTCTCGAACATGCTGACGCAGCCCATGAGTCGCTCGTGATCTTACATCACCCATTTCTCTTGCAGGGAGCCATCGCCGCCCAGCAACTTTCACAGGCCCTTGAGAAAATCAAAGCACACCCAATTCGCCTTTGA
- a CDS encoding CsbD family protein: MVTREELTGKWEQVQGELIEKWGELSGDTLDQFRGNTEQLVGLIHEKTGVAKEEVQKYVDSTIQNIYGAYEGVSEQMEVQLDHAKDLVRRKPMESLGVALGAGVVTGLLVGLILYPRR, translated from the coding sequence ATGGTGACTCGCGAAGAACTGACAGGGAAATGGGAACAGGTCCAAGGAGAGTTGATCGAAAAATGGGGCGAGTTATCTGGAGATACACTCGACCAATTTCGTGGAAACACCGAGCAGCTGGTTGGGCTGATTCATGAAAAGACAGGCGTCGCGAAAGAAGAAGTTCAGAAGTACGTGGACAGCACGATTCAGAACATCTACGGCGCCTATGAAGGTGTGAGCGAGCAAATGGAAGTGCAACTCGACCATGCCAAAGATTTGGTGAGACGCAAGCCTATGGAATCGCTGGGCGTGGCACTCGGGGCTGGAGTCGTCACCGGACTTCTTGTTGGTTTGATTCTCTATCCTCGTCGGTAG
- a CDS encoding phage holin family protein, which translates to MENVGTRQSSNRPERSDRVWNGSRMGDQEKSVKPEEGHAPREHVSKNLRGLVGDAIKLVDLQLQLFTVDIQDFWSQAKIGLALVVFASLTLICGLMVLFFGLSAFLESQLNWSEHAAFFTVGISGIAVAAGLLYWAAKRITYSAEKLTRSKEELSKNLSWFRDAFSDGD; encoded by the coding sequence ATGGAAAACGTGGGTACAAGACAATCCAGTAATCGCCCTGAGCGGAGCGATCGTGTGTGGAATGGCTCTCGGATGGGTGATCAAGAGAAAAGCGTAAAGCCGGAGGAGGGGCATGCCCCGCGTGAGCACGTGAGTAAAAATCTCAGGGGGTTAGTCGGCGATGCCATCAAGCTCGTTGATCTTCAGTTGCAACTTTTCACGGTGGATATTCAGGACTTTTGGAGCCAAGCCAAGATCGGCCTTGCTCTCGTCGTTTTCGCGAGCCTTACACTGATTTGCGGCTTGATGGTTTTGTTTTTCGGGCTCAGTGCTTTCCTGGAGAGTCAGCTCAACTGGTCGGAGCATGCAGCCTTTTTCACCGTCGGGATTTCGGGAATCGCGGTTGCGGCAGGACTGCTTTATTGGGCAGCGAAACGGATTACTTATTCGGCAGAAAAACTGACCCGTTCAAAAGAAGAACTATCAAAGAACCTGAGTTGGTTTCGAGACGCTTTCTCAGATGGTGATTAA
- a CDS encoding zf-TFIIB domain-containing protein, whose protein sequence is MKCQSCGGPLNETAGRGRLVCTYCGTLNVPKAGRLSADRITLLEEFSDHRCPSCEQQLSRAMADEAFVESCSSCQGILFERDVFMSVAWDRRGQFQGAEETPIPIDPAELKERRDCPKCQQSMETHPYYGPGNAVIDSCHRCHLVWLDVGELTAIERAPGQRQLRS, encoded by the coding sequence ATGAAGTGTCAGAGTTGTGGTGGCCCCTTAAACGAAACAGCTGGCCGTGGACGGTTGGTCTGCACATATTGTGGAACGCTGAACGTTCCGAAAGCGGGCAGACTCTCTGCGGATCGCATCACACTGCTCGAAGAGTTCAGCGACCATCGATGCCCCAGTTGCGAGCAGCAACTCTCCAGAGCGATGGCTGACGAGGCATTCGTTGAGAGCTGTTCGAGTTGTCAGGGGATTCTTTTCGAAAGAGACGTCTTTATGTCTGTCGCTTGGGATCGGCGAGGACAGTTTCAGGGAGCCGAAGAGACGCCGATTCCTATCGATCCAGCAGAACTCAAAGAACGTCGTGACTGCCCGAAGTGCCAGCAGTCGATGGAAACACACCCCTATTATGGCCCCGGAAATGCAGTCATCGATTCGTGTCACCGCTGTCATCTCGTCTGGCTCGATGTTGGCGAGCTCACCGCTATCGAGCGTGCCCCCGGCCAGCGCCAGCTTCGTAGTTGA
- a CDS encoding AI-2E family transporter → MNTSSKVVDPTSKPLAGRTASGSDDSDSQLSPVEKLSSHVDTPASEITGNQKEESATVRTSSQSAKSDAAESDESQSRKTLRRFVRFEQRESVALMILAGLAVLYTLFLTRAIALPITFALLIAFTLRPIVRAMKRRNIPNTVGALFIVFILVLFSLVTIFRVLEPAQQWSADAPQNIKLLKEKLQPLREKFGGISKSSEVIQDATNGGTVEPISVQIKQSSLSSNLAIMSTTGNIIGSMVLVLTLTFFFLAYGDDLTNSALHLMSTYSEKKRAVELIHGVERGIASYLLTVTVINFLLGVAVASSMFVCGVPNPMLWGFMAFSFNYIPILGALAGGAILLAVSFLAFDSLLYAFVPPMVFLTLTTLEGNFITPSILGRRMKLNPILVFLALIFWGWAWGLGGAILAVPLLAITKIACEGFERTLPIAIMIGDTRERGDPE, encoded by the coding sequence ATGAACACCTCAAGCAAGGTTGTTGACCCCACAAGCAAACCCTTAGCGGGGCGGACAGCGAGCGGATCGGATGATTCGGATTCGCAGCTCTCTCCAGTTGAAAAGCTCTCCTCACACGTTGATACACCTGCGAGCGAAATCACGGGTAACCAAAAGGAAGAGTCAGCCACAGTACGCACGTCGAGTCAATCTGCCAAGAGCGATGCTGCGGAGAGTGACGAAAGTCAGTCCCGAAAAACGTTGAGGAGATTTGTCCGCTTCGAACAGCGGGAGTCTGTGGCATTGATGATTCTTGCCGGGCTGGCAGTGCTTTATACACTCTTTTTGACGCGAGCGATTGCGCTTCCTATTACTTTCGCATTGCTCATTGCATTCACGTTGCGTCCCATTGTCCGTGCAATGAAACGGCGGAACATTCCCAACACCGTTGGGGCGTTGTTCATCGTTTTCATATTGGTATTGTTCAGCTTAGTCACAATCTTTCGTGTACTTGAACCTGCTCAGCAATGGTCGGCGGATGCGCCTCAAAACATCAAGCTTCTCAAAGAGAAACTTCAGCCGTTGCGAGAAAAGTTCGGCGGGATCTCCAAGTCTTCTGAAGTGATCCAAGATGCAACAAATGGCGGGACCGTCGAGCCGATCTCCGTTCAAATCAAGCAGTCGTCGCTTTCGAGTAACTTGGCGATCATGAGTACAACAGGAAACATCATCGGTAGTATGGTGCTGGTCCTGACGTTGACGTTCTTCTTCCTGGCCTACGGAGACGACCTGACAAACAGCGCGCTCCATCTGATGTCGACTTATTCAGAGAAGAAAAGAGCGGTCGAGCTGATTCACGGTGTCGAGCGGGGAATTGCTTCTTATCTGCTCACGGTGACTGTGATTAATTTTCTGTTGGGAGTTGCCGTCGCAAGTTCGATGTTTGTTTGTGGTGTCCCAAACCCGATGCTCTGGGGATTTATGGCGTTCAGTTTTAATTATATTCCGATCCTGGGAGCTCTCGCAGGAGGAGCAATCTTGCTTGCAGTCAGCTTCCTCGCCTTCGACTCGCTGCTCTATGCGTTTGTTCCACCAATGGTCTTTCTTACGTTGACCACCCTTGAGGGGAATTTTATCACCCCATCGATCCTGGGACGGAGAATGAAACTAAACCCGATCCTTGTTTTCCTCGCTCTGATTTTTTGGGGATGGGCCTGGGGACTCGGCGGAGCCATTCTAGCAGTCCCATTGCTCGCAATTACGAAAATAGCCTGCGAAGGTTTCGAACGAACTCTCCCGATCGCGATCATGATTGGTGACACTCGAGAACGTGGTGATCCCGAGTGA
- a CDS encoding ABC transporter permease: MYKFLLANRYLRTRYIALASIISVTLGVATMIVVNSVMSGFSSQMKDRIHAILSDVMIETTSTDGTDDPRHLMAEVERLAGNYIEAMTPTVEIYGMVSFDWAGQTVYRPVTLVGIDPAGKNRVSPFAGYMLSRQDITEGDEIVRRAQRSLDEPLNWELTEEAQETRKEWVEWEQFKEQFDHQYSERVTSGVPLVANTPQQAPAPQEQGVELAAASEPPSLENWEDPFVQVSGTDQEIKALTPSQDAPPVFNHDDPFLSNATKEKTDPTAPLFGRIYIGAGLVSFPYKDKATGITHVMYMVKPGQDVNLTTIKTGKPEPANFKATVCDVFKSGMSEYDSNLVYCNLEQLQMARGMLFSPDPTKPEENLDWKNGAVTSLQIKLKNYNDASEVVRRLRSGLEPGTFQVRTWEEKQGPLLEAVAMESAILNVLLFLIITVAGFGILAIFYMIVVEKTRDIGILKALGASSRGVMMIFLSYGLSLGVVGSGVGVILGLLFVRYINEIEKLLSMITGRKVFDEAIYYFREIPTVVHPATVVWVAIGAIVIAVLASVLPARRAARLHPVQALRYE, encoded by the coding sequence ATGTACAAGTTTTTATTAGCGAATCGATACCTGCGGACCCGCTATATTGCTCTGGCGAGCATCATTAGTGTGACATTGGGTGTCGCCACAATGATTGTCGTCAATAGTGTCATGTCTGGCTTTAGCAGCCAGATGAAGGATCGGATTCACGCCATTCTTTCCGACGTGATGATCGAAACCACCAGTACGGATGGGACCGACGACCCCCGGCATCTCATGGCTGAGGTCGAAAGACTGGCTGGCAATTACATCGAAGCGATGACTCCGACCGTAGAAATCTACGGAATGGTCAGTTTCGACTGGGCTGGTCAAACTGTTTATCGACCGGTGACGCTTGTCGGAATTGATCCTGCAGGAAAAAACCGTGTCAGTCCATTTGCTGGCTACATGCTCAGTCGGCAGGACATCACCGAAGGGGATGAAATCGTTCGAAGAGCTCAGCGTTCGCTCGATGAACCACTCAATTGGGAACTGACCGAAGAGGCTCAGGAAACTCGCAAAGAATGGGTTGAATGGGAACAGTTCAAAGAACAGTTCGATCACCAATACAGCGAGCGAGTCACCTCTGGCGTCCCTCTCGTCGCGAATACCCCGCAACAAGCGCCCGCCCCTCAAGAGCAGGGTGTAGAACTTGCAGCCGCAAGCGAACCACCGAGTCTGGAAAACTGGGAAGATCCGTTCGTTCAGGTTTCCGGAACGGATCAGGAAATCAAAGCGCTGACTCCAAGTCAGGACGCCCCACCGGTTTTCAATCATGACGATCCGTTTCTCTCCAATGCCACCAAAGAGAAAACCGATCCAACTGCTCCTTTGTTCGGACGCATTTACATTGGGGCTGGTCTGGTCAGCTTTCCTTACAAGGATAAAGCGACCGGGATCACACACGTAATGTACATGGTCAAACCGGGGCAGGACGTCAACTTGACCACGATCAAGACTGGTAAGCCAGAACCTGCCAACTTCAAAGCAACAGTCTGCGACGTTTTCAAAAGTGGAATGAGTGAGTACGACTCGAACCTCGTCTATTGCAATCTCGAACAATTGCAAATGGCTCGCGGAATGTTGTTCTCACCCGATCCGACGAAACCGGAAGAAAATCTTGACTGGAAGAATGGCGCGGTCACGTCGCTGCAAATCAAACTGAAGAACTACAACGACGCCAGCGAAGTTGTTCGTCGACTCCGTTCCGGACTCGAACCGGGAACCTTTCAGGTGCGGACCTGGGAAGAAAAACAGGGACCGTTGCTCGAAGCAGTCGCGATGGAATCTGCGATTCTGAATGTCCTGTTATTCTTAATCATCACCGTTGCTGGCTTCGGAATTCTGGCGATCTTCTACATGATCGTCGTTGAGAAAACTCGCGACATCGGCATCCTGAAAGCACTCGGAGCCAGTTCGAGAGGTGTCATGATGATTTTCCTTTCGTACGGTCTTTCCTTGGGAGTCGTCGGAAGTGGAGTGGGTGTGATTCTTGGACTGCTGTTCGTGCGGTATATCAATGAAATCGAGAAACTCCTTTCGATGATCACCGGCCGAAAAGTCTTCGACGAAGCCATCTACTACTTCCGTGAAATTCCCACAGTCGTGCACCCTGCCACAGTTGTGTGGGTGGCGATCGGGGCAATCGTGATCGCTGTGCTGGCAAGTGTCCTCCCCGCTCGGCGTGCTGCCCGTTTACATCCAGTTCAGGCACTTCGATACGAATAG